From Rutidosis leptorrhynchoides isolate AG116_Rl617_1_P2 chromosome 3, CSIRO_AGI_Rlap_v1, whole genome shotgun sequence, a single genomic window includes:
- the LOC139896523 gene encoding scarecrow-like protein 15, which yields MKLPFVSSQNNLNSPNIKQVTSVAGGGIVSNRYEPKSVLDVQRSPTNSADRNTSNVVFDQLGLDNNNSNENGMIHQFEEWDSLMKELGLHDDSTKSGYPLDLPELPPIHTESAAPATALFFHSDFENLNPNLNALDFIDDEPNNNGYDYVDELIRIAECFETRSIQLAQVILARLNQRLRAPTGKPLQRAAFYFKEALQSLLTGPTRMTQSSSSLEIVQAIKAYKTFSNVSPIPMFSDFTSNQAMLEAVDGAMIVHVIDFDIGLGGHLASFMKEIAEKSESRKVHSPAVRITAIVPEEYEMESKLIRENLWQFARNLKLRFDIEFVSTRTFEYLSFKSIKFMEGEKTAVLLSSTVFHRLGAGFVNDMRAVSPQVVVCVDGEGAMGGEPSFFRQTVIDGLEFYSTLLESLEAANGSGGGGSDWIRKIEMFVLLPKITAAVEASGRQVPSWHEVFGRAGMKAVGMSQFADFQAECLLKRVQVRGFHVVKRQAEMVLCWHDRPLVATSAWRF from the coding sequence ATGAAATTGCCCTTTGTTTCATCCCAAAACAATCTGAATTCACCTAACATCAAACAAGTTACTAGTGTTGCTGGTGGTGGTATCGTAAGTAATCGTTACGAACCGAAATCTGTACTCGACGTACAACGTAGTCCCACAAATTCGGCTGATCGTAATACTAGTAACGTTGTGTTTGATCAATTGGggttagataataataatagtaatgaaaatggAATGATTCATCAGTTTGAAGAATGGGATTCACTTATGAAAGAATTAGGGCTTCATGATGATTCTACTAAATCtggttatccacttgatcttcctgAACTGCCACCGATTCACACGGAATCGGCTGCACCGGCAACTGCTCTGTTCTTTCATTCCGATTTCGAGAATTTGAATCCGAATCTAAACGCGTTAGATTTCATCGATGATGAACCGAATAATAACGGGTATGATTACGTGGACGAGTTGATCCGAATAGCCGAGTGTTTCGAGACACGGTCTATTCAACTAGCTCAGGTGATTTTGGCGCGGCTCAATCAGCGGCTACGAGCGCCAACTGGAAAGCCGCTTCAACGAGCAGCTTTCTATTTCAAAGAAGCGCTTCAGTCGCTACTCACCGGTCCAACTCGGATGACTCAGTCCTCTTCTTCCTTGGAGATTGTACAAGCGATCAAAGCGTATAAAACGTTTTCCAACGTTTCTCCAATTCCTATGTTTTCGGACTTTACATCTAACCAAGCCATGCTGGAAGCTGTGGACGGTGCGATGATCGTCCACGTCATCGATTTCGACATCGGTTTAGGAGGTCATTTGGCGTCTTTCATGAAAGAAATTGCGGAGAAATCGGAATCGCGAAAGGTCCATTCTCCTGCGGTTAGAATAACCGCTATCGTCCCGGAAGAGTACGAAATGGAATCGAAGCTGATCAGAGAAAATCTATGGCAGTTCGCGCGTAATTTGAAGCTACGATTCGACATCGAGTTCGTTTCAACCAGAACTTTCGAATACTTATCGTTTAAATCGATTAAGTTTATGGAAGGAGAGAAGACAGCTGTTCTCCTCTCATCGACGGTGTTTCACCGTTTAGGCGCCGGTTTCGTAAACGACATGCGAGCAGTTTCGCCGCAAGTTGTCGTTTGCGTTGACGGTGAAGGAGCTATGGGAGGAGAACCGTCGTTCTTCCGGCAAACGGTGATCGACGGTCTCGAATTTTATTCGACTTTGTTAGAATCGTTGGAGGCGGCAAACGGTAGTGGTGGCGGAGGGAGTGACTGGATTAGGAAAATTGAGATGTTTGTGTTGCTGCCGAAGATAACGGCGGCGGTGGAAGCGTCCGGACGGCAGGTGCCGTCGTGGCATGAGGTGTTCGGTAGGGCGGGGATGAAGGCGGTGGGGATGAGTCAATTTGCTGACTTTCAAGCTGAGTGTTTACTGAAACGGGTACAGGTCAGGGGGTTCCACGTAGTGAAACGACAAGCGGAGATGGTGCTTTGTTGGCATGATAGGCCGCTTGTTGCCACGTCAGCATGGAGGTTTTAG
- the LOC139900210 gene encoding uncharacterized protein, with protein sequence MASNPSRVSDKFQERDVPCVFLGYPPHQKGYKLYNLQTHSTFVSRDVKFFEHIFPYSAQSIQRFLKPLPTQLPNTKTIDFSIYEHIHDEPNVINDANQESTNSGLQEQEDHAVNISQPQSTTSNLRRSTRTASVLHWHKYYVFSDPTNFKEAIVDVGWTNTMNDEMQGLENNETWEVTELPEGKKAIDTFAPVAKIVTVRSLLAVAAMFNWKYVKWMYPMLFCMSKADYSLFTKKNNDQFTAILVYVDDLLITRNSVDHINQLKI encoded by the exons ATGGCCTCAAATCCTTCAAGGGTGTCTGATAAATTTCAAGAGAGAGATGTGCCTTGTGTGTTTTTAGGTTATCCTCCTCATCAAAAGGGTTACAAATTGTACAATTTGCAAACACATTCTACCTTTGTTTCTAGAGATGTGAAGTTTTTTGAGCATATATTTCCGTATTCTGCTCAAAGTATACAACGGTTTCTTAAACCTTTACCCACTCAATTACCAAATACAAAGACAATTGATTTCTCAATATATGAGCATATACATGATGAGCCTAATGTTATTAATGATGCAAATCAAGAAAGTACTAATTCTGGTTTGCAAGAGCAAGAAGATCATGCAGTCAACATAAGTCAACCTCAGTCAACCACTTCTAATCTTAGAAGATCTACAAGGACTGCTAGTGTTCTACATTGGCATAAATATTATGTGTTTTCAG ATCCAACAAATTTCAAAGAAGCTATAGTTGATGTCGGTTGGACAAATACAATGAATGATGAGATGCAGGGTTTAGAAAATAATGAGACTTGGGAGGTTACTGAATTACCAGAAGGGAAGAAGGCTATAG ATACATTTGCACCTGTTGCAAAGATTGTTACAGTTAGATCTTTACTTGCTGTTGCTGCAATGTTTAATTGGAAATATGTCAAATGGATGTATCCAATGCTTTTTTGCATG TCTAAAGCAGACTATTCCTTATTTACTAAAAAGAATAATGACCAATTTACTGCCATTCTTGTCTATGTTGATGATTTATTGATCACTAGGAATAGTGTGGATCACATAAATCAGTTGAAAATTTAG
- the LOC139896524 gene encoding uncharacterized protein isoform X2, translating to MMPPYGTPIPYPALYPPARVYAHSGMAMQDERELQRQKRKQTAQKLRLRKQTPSAAQPVVEMEPKASHGKKRGRKIKYKVSLGNENVFPSRNGEGGKAASSSGNHGTSTQSVESEHDGSSNANHISATAGDLNMWIDLWNPAPSNVDLEMQPNSCDVSQQTIISPIMDTGNVDVEMQPNSCDVPQQMIPSGNIDVEMQPSCCDVSQQTIPSPIMGRDDMIPDQCTQQNEWELKRQKTKQSIRVAAQKLRLRKQQDERELRRQKRKQANREAAKKLRLRKQKDERELKRQIRKQSNREAVQKLIAQQDTWELKRQRRKQSNREAAHHSRLRKQAECDKLIVRVQVLSNENGNLKDELQRLAEQCKKLTSENNSMKDKLNKHCEPDAVLKLDGHIQLQADDEGED from the exons ATGATGCCTCCATATGGTACTCCGATTCCATACCCTGCTTTATATCCCCCAGCCAGAGTTTATGCTCACTCTGGCATGGCAATG CAAGATGAGCGGGAACTGCAGAGACAGAAAAGAAAGCAGACAGCTCAAAAATTGAGACTGCGCAAGCAG ACTCCAAGCGCTGCACAGCCAGTTGTAGAAATGGAGCCGAAGGCGAGTCATGGGAAGAAAAGGGGCCGAAAGATAAAGTACAAGGTTAGTTTAGGAAATGAAAATGTGTTTCCTTCCAGGAATGGAGAGGGCGGGAAGGCGGCATCAAGTTCAGGGAATCACGGTACCTCTACCCAAAG TGTGGAGAGTGAGCATGATGGTTCTTCAAATG CCAATCATATATCAGCTACTGCTGGCGATTTAAATATGTGGATAGACTTGTGGAATCCCGCTCCAAGCAACGTAGATTTGGAAATGCAACCAAATTCTTGTGATGTTTCTCAACAAACGATTATATCACCAATAATGGATACAGGCAACGTAGATGTAGAAATGCAACCAAATTCTTGTGATGTTCCTCAACAAATGATACCATCAGGCAACATAGATGTGGAGATGCAACCAAGTTGTTGTGATGTTTCTCAACAAACGATTCCATCACCAATAATGGGACGAGATGATATGATTCCTGATCAATGTACGCAG CAAAATGAGTGGGAACTGAAGAGACAGAAAACAAAGCAATCCATCAGGGTGGCAGCTCAAAAATTAAGATTGCGCAAGCAG CAAGATGAGCGGGAACTGAGAAGACAGAAAAGAAAGCAAGCCAACAGAGAGGCAGCTAAAAAATTGAGACTACGCAAGCAG AAAGATGAGCGGGAACTGAAGAGGCAGATAAGAAAGCAATCTAACAGAGAGGCAGTTCAGAAATTGATTGCTCAG CAAGATACGTGGGAACTGAAGAGACAGAGAAGAAAGCAATCCAACAGGGAGGCAGCTCATCATTCGAGACTACGCAAGCAG GCCGAGTGTGACAAGCTAATCGTAAGAGTTCAGGTGCTCAGCAATGAGAATGGCAATCTCAAAGATGAGTTGCAAAGGCTTGCTGAGCAATGCAAGAAGCTTACATCTGAAAACAATTCTATGAAG GATAAGCTAAACAAGCATTGCGAACCTGATGCTGTGTTGAAACTCGACGGACATATTCAATTGCAAGCGGATGATGAAGGTGAGGATTAA
- the LOC139896524 gene encoding uncharacterized protein isoform X3 encodes MMPPYGTPIPYPALYPPARVYAHSGMAMQDERELQRQKRKQTAQKLRLRKQTPSAAQPVVEMEPKASHGKKRGRKIKYKVSLGNENVFPSRNGEGGKAASSSGNHGTSTQSSVESEHDGSSNANHISATAGDLNMWIDLWNPAPSNVDLEMQPNSCDVSQQTIISPIMDTGNVDVEMQPNSCDVPQQMIPSGNIDVEMQPSCCDVSQQTIPSPIMGRDDMIPDQCTQQNEWELKRQKTKQSIRVAAQKLRLRKQQDERELRRQKRKQANREAAKKLRLRKQKDERELKRQIRKQSNREAVQKLIAQQDTWELKRQRRKQSNREAAHHSRLRKQVGMSFNGSA; translated from the exons ATGATGCCTCCATATGGTACTCCGATTCCATACCCTGCTTTATATCCCCCAGCCAGAGTTTATGCTCACTCTGGCATGGCAATG CAAGATGAGCGGGAACTGCAGAGACAGAAAAGAAAGCAGACAGCTCAAAAATTGAGACTGCGCAAGCAG ACTCCAAGCGCTGCACAGCCAGTTGTAGAAATGGAGCCGAAGGCGAGTCATGGGAAGAAAAGGGGCCGAAAGATAAAGTACAAGGTTAGTTTAGGAAATGAAAATGTGTTTCCTTCCAGGAATGGAGAGGGCGGGAAGGCGGCATCAAGTTCAGGGAATCACGGTACCTCTACCCAAAG CAGTGTGGAGAGTGAGCATGATGGTTCTTCAAATG CCAATCATATATCAGCTACTGCTGGCGATTTAAATATGTGGATAGACTTGTGGAATCCCGCTCCAAGCAACGTAGATTTGGAAATGCAACCAAATTCTTGTGATGTTTCTCAACAAACGATTATATCACCAATAATGGATACAGGCAACGTAGATGTAGAAATGCAACCAAATTCTTGTGATGTTCCTCAACAAATGATACCATCAGGCAACATAGATGTGGAGATGCAACCAAGTTGTTGTGATGTTTCTCAACAAACGATTCCATCACCAATAATGGGACGAGATGATATGATTCCTGATCAATGTACGCAG CAAAATGAGTGGGAACTGAAGAGACAGAAAACAAAGCAATCCATCAGGGTGGCAGCTCAAAAATTAAGATTGCGCAAGCAG CAAGATGAGCGGGAACTGAGAAGACAGAAAAGAAAGCAAGCCAACAGAGAGGCAGCTAAAAAATTGAGACTACGCAAGCAG AAAGATGAGCGGGAACTGAAGAGGCAGATAAGAAAGCAATCTAACAGAGAGGCAGTTCAGAAATTGATTGCTCAG CAAGATACGTGGGAACTGAAGAGACAGAGAAGAAAGCAATCCAACAGGGAGGCAGCTCATCATTCGAGACTACGCAAGCAG GTTGGGATGTCATTTAATGGGTCAGCATAG
- the LOC139896524 gene encoding uncharacterized protein isoform X1, whose product MMPPYGTPIPYPALYPPARVYAHSGMAMQDERELQRQKRKQTAQKLRLRKQTPSAAQPVVEMEPKASHGKKRGRKIKYKVSLGNENVFPSRNGEGGKAASSSGNHGTSTQSSVESEHDGSSNANHISATAGDLNMWIDLWNPAPSNVDLEMQPNSCDVSQQTIISPIMDTGNVDVEMQPNSCDVPQQMIPSGNIDVEMQPSCCDVSQQTIPSPIMGRDDMIPDQCTQQNEWELKRQKTKQSIRVAAQKLRLRKQQDERELRRQKRKQANREAAKKLRLRKQKDERELKRQIRKQSNREAVQKLIAQQDTWELKRQRRKQSNREAAHHSRLRKQAECDKLIVRVQVLSNENGNLKDELQRLAEQCKKLTSENNSMKDKLNKHCEPDAVLKLDGHIQLQADDEGED is encoded by the exons ATGATGCCTCCATATGGTACTCCGATTCCATACCCTGCTTTATATCCCCCAGCCAGAGTTTATGCTCACTCTGGCATGGCAATG CAAGATGAGCGGGAACTGCAGAGACAGAAAAGAAAGCAGACAGCTCAAAAATTGAGACTGCGCAAGCAG ACTCCAAGCGCTGCACAGCCAGTTGTAGAAATGGAGCCGAAGGCGAGTCATGGGAAGAAAAGGGGCCGAAAGATAAAGTACAAGGTTAGTTTAGGAAATGAAAATGTGTTTCCTTCCAGGAATGGAGAGGGCGGGAAGGCGGCATCAAGTTCAGGGAATCACGGTACCTCTACCCAAAG CAGTGTGGAGAGTGAGCATGATGGTTCTTCAAATG CCAATCATATATCAGCTACTGCTGGCGATTTAAATATGTGGATAGACTTGTGGAATCCCGCTCCAAGCAACGTAGATTTGGAAATGCAACCAAATTCTTGTGATGTTTCTCAACAAACGATTATATCACCAATAATGGATACAGGCAACGTAGATGTAGAAATGCAACCAAATTCTTGTGATGTTCCTCAACAAATGATACCATCAGGCAACATAGATGTGGAGATGCAACCAAGTTGTTGTGATGTTTCTCAACAAACGATTCCATCACCAATAATGGGACGAGATGATATGATTCCTGATCAATGTACGCAG CAAAATGAGTGGGAACTGAAGAGACAGAAAACAAAGCAATCCATCAGGGTGGCAGCTCAAAAATTAAGATTGCGCAAGCAG CAAGATGAGCGGGAACTGAGAAGACAGAAAAGAAAGCAAGCCAACAGAGAGGCAGCTAAAAAATTGAGACTACGCAAGCAG AAAGATGAGCGGGAACTGAAGAGGCAGATAAGAAAGCAATCTAACAGAGAGGCAGTTCAGAAATTGATTGCTCAG CAAGATACGTGGGAACTGAAGAGACAGAGAAGAAAGCAATCCAACAGGGAGGCAGCTCATCATTCGAGACTACGCAAGCAG GCCGAGTGTGACAAGCTAATCGTAAGAGTTCAGGTGCTCAGCAATGAGAATGGCAATCTCAAAGATGAGTTGCAAAGGCTTGCTGAGCAATGCAAGAAGCTTACATCTGAAAACAATTCTATGAAG GATAAGCTAAACAAGCATTGCGAACCTGATGCTGTGTTGAAACTCGACGGACATATTCAATTGCAAGCGGATGATGAAGGTGAGGATTAA